Proteins encoded by one window of Bacteroidales bacterium:
- a CDS encoding four helix bundle protein, with protein sequence METDLEKTTTFFRFEDLRVYHKALDYIDWVYKKVSIFSENGHSSLSKRYYDSAQAIALHIAEGSARNKSQFIYYLKMAKSSVRECVVHTSLAEKQKLISTVEQDESRHQLMEMTKMLGALIGSLQRSAGIVDTDDD encoded by the coding sequence ATGGAGACTGATCTTGAAAAAACTACAACATTTTTTCGCTTTGAAGACCTCAGGGTCTATCACAAAGCACTTGATTATATTGATTGGGTTTATAAGAAGGTAAGTATATTCTCCGAGAATGGACATTCTTCCCTGTCTAAAAGATATTACGACTCTGCCCAGGCTATTGCCCTCCATATAGCGGAAGGTTCAGCCAGGAACAAAAGCCAGTTTATTTATTATCTCAAAATGGCCAAAAGTTCGGTCAGGGAATGTGTAGTACACACCTCACTCGCTGAAAAACAAAAGCTTATTTCAACAGTTGAACAAGATGAGTCAAGGCATCAATTAATGGAAATGACCAAAATGCTGGGAGCATTAATTGGATCATTGCAAAGATCAGCCGGTATAGTCGATACCGATGACGATTGA